In Pseudomonas rhizosphaerae, one DNA window encodes the following:
- a CDS encoding quinone-dependent dihydroorotate dehydrogenase — MYNLARQLLFKLSAETSHDLSLDLIGAGGRLGLNGLLAKPPARLPVTVMGLHFDNPVGLAAGLDKNGAAIDGFAQLGFGSVEIGTVTPRSQPGNPKPRLFRLPQATAIINRMGFNNLGVDNLVERVKAAKYRGVLGINIGKNLTTPVEQAVDDYLICLNKVYDHASYITVNISSPNTAGLRSLQFGDSLKQLLDTLAERRVVLTGQSGRHVPLAIKIAPDMSDEETALVAQALVDAGMDAVIATNTTLGRAGVEGLVHGDEAGGLSGAPVREQSTHIVKVLAQTLNGKLPIIAAGGITEGGHAAEKIAAGASLVQIYSGFIYKGPALIRESVDAIAALQATR, encoded by the coding sequence ATGTACAATCTGGCCCGCCAGCTGCTGTTCAAACTGTCTGCAGAAACCTCCCACGACCTGTCCCTGGACCTGATCGGCGCAGGTGGCCGCCTGGGCCTCAATGGCCTGCTCGCCAAGCCACCGGCACGCTTGCCGGTCACGGTGATGGGCCTGCATTTCGACAACCCGGTTGGGCTGGCGGCAGGGTTGGACAAGAACGGTGCGGCCATCGATGGCTTTGCGCAGTTGGGCTTCGGTTCAGTTGAAATTGGCACCGTGACCCCACGTTCACAGCCGGGCAACCCCAAGCCCCGCCTGTTTCGCCTGCCGCAGGCCACTGCGATCATCAATCGCATGGGCTTCAACAACCTGGGCGTCGACAACCTGGTGGAGCGCGTGAAAGCCGCGAAGTACCGCGGTGTACTGGGTATCAACATTGGCAAGAACCTGACGACCCCCGTCGAGCAGGCCGTGGATGACTACCTGATCTGCCTGAACAAGGTCTACGATCACGCCAGCTACATCACCGTCAACATCAGCTCGCCCAATACCGCCGGCCTACGCAGCCTGCAGTTCGGCGACTCGCTCAAGCAACTGCTCGACACCCTGGCCGAACGCCGGGTGGTGTTGACTGGCCAGAGCGGTCGTCACGTTCCCCTGGCGATCAAGATCGCCCCCGACATGAGTGACGAAGAAACCGCGCTGGTGGCTCAGGCGCTGGTCGATGCGGGGATGGATGCGGTGATCGCTACCAACACCACGCTCGGCCGGGCAGGGGTCGAGGGGCTCGTGCATGGGGACGAAGCTGGGGGGCTGTCAGGGGCGCCGGTGCGCGAACAGAGCACGCACATCGTCAAGGTGCTGGCGCAAACCCTCAATGGCAAGTTGCCGATCATTGCGGCTGGGGGTATCACCGAAGGCGGGCATGCGGCTGAAAAGATCGCCGCCGGTGCCAGTCTGGTGCAGATTTATTCGGGTTTCATCTACAAGGGGCCGGCGTTGATCCGGGAATCGGTGGATGCCATCGCGGCGCTGCAGGCAACTCGCTGA
- the dacB gene encoding D-alanyl-D-alanine carboxypeptidase/D-alanyl-D-alanine-endopeptidase has translation MIKSLRPILLAGLMLPLALPLCAAPLNTTLPPKVQQAIKASKLQNDALSLVMLPLNGPGSPTVFNADVSVNPASTMKLVTTYAALELLGPTYQWKTEFFTDGTLSNGVLNGNLYLKGGGDPKLNMEKLWLLMRDLRANGVRQVTGDLVLDRSHFVQPQLPAFNDDGGDENAPFLVRPDSLLVNLKALRFVTRNDTGKVLVSVEPPIATIRIDNQVKALPGSKCTGDVRYNPITQADGMTVVVSGQLAEGCSSQTYLSLLDHQSYAAGAVRAIWNELGGSIQGGDRVGTVPKTARVLARAFSPDLVEIIRDINKYSNNTMAQQLFLSLGERYRNEADGDDAKAAQRVIRGWLAKKGITASHLVMENGSGLSRDERVSAREMATLLQAAWKSPYAAEFMASMPIVGMDGTMRKRLKRTALQGEGHIKTGTLNTVRAIAGYSRDSNGNTWAVVAILNDPRPWGASSVLDQALLDLYSQPKAASTSPNIQ, from the coding sequence ATGATCAAATCTCTTCGTCCAATACTGCTCGCCGGCCTAATGCTGCCGCTGGCCCTTCCCCTTTGCGCTGCGCCCCTCAACACCACACTGCCGCCCAAGGTTCAACAGGCCATCAAGGCCAGCAAGCTGCAGAACGACGCCCTGTCGCTGGTCATGCTGCCGCTCAACGGCCCAGGCAGCCCGACGGTGTTCAACGCCGACGTGTCGGTCAACCCGGCCTCGACCATGAAGCTGGTCACCACCTACGCAGCCCTCGAACTGCTGGGCCCGACCTATCAGTGGAAGACCGAATTCTTTACCGACGGCACCCTGAGCAACGGTGTCCTCAACGGCAACCTCTACCTCAAGGGTGGCGGTGACCCCAAACTGAACATGGAAAAACTCTGGCTGCTGATGCGTGACCTGCGCGCCAATGGCGTGCGTCAGGTGACCGGCGACCTGGTGCTGGACCGCAGCCATTTCGTACAGCCGCAACTGCCGGCGTTTAACGATGACGGTGGCGATGAGAACGCGCCGTTCCTGGTACGTCCCGACTCCCTGCTGGTCAACCTCAAGGCTTTGCGCTTCGTCACCCGTAACGACACCGGCAAGGTGCTGGTATCGGTCGAACCACCGATCGCCACCATCCGTATCGACAACCAGGTCAAGGCCCTGCCGGGCAGCAAATGCACGGGCGATGTGCGCTACAACCCGATCACCCAGGCCGACGGCATGACGGTGGTGGTCAGCGGCCAGTTGGCCGAAGGTTGCAGCTCGCAGACCTACCTGTCTCTGCTCGATCACCAGAGCTATGCAGCCGGCGCCGTGCGGGCGATCTGGAACGAACTGGGCGGCAGCATCCAGGGCGGCGACCGTGTCGGCACCGTGCCCAAGACCGCGCGCGTGCTGGCGCGGGCCTTTTCGCCGGATCTGGTGGAAATCATTCGCGACATCAACAAGTACAGCAACAACACTATGGCCCAGCAGCTGTTCCTGAGCCTGGGCGAGCGCTATCGCAACGAGGCCGACGGCGACGACGCCAAGGCTGCGCAGCGCGTGATTCGTGGTTGGCTGGCTAAAAAAGGCATCACCGCATCGCACCTGGTGATGGAGAACGGTTCGGGATTGTCCCGTGACGAACGGGTGAGCGCGCGGGAGATGGCGACCTTGCTGCAGGCCGCCTGGAAAAGCCCATACGCCGCGGAATTCATGGCCTCGATGCCGATCGTCGGCATGGACGGCACCATGCGCAAACGCTTGAAACGCACGGCCCTGCAGGGTGAAGGCCACATCAAGACCGGCACCTTGAACACCGTGCGCGCCATTGCCGGCTACAGCCGCGACAGTAACGGCAACACCTGGGCGGTGGTCGCCATTCTCAACGATCCGCGCCCATGGGGCGCCTCGTCAGTGCTGGATCAAGCCCTGCTGGACCTGTACTCGCAGCCAAAAGCCGCGTCTACCTCGCCCAACATTCAGTAA
- a CDS encoding OmpA family protein — protein MKLKNTLGLAIGSLVAVTSFGVLAQGQGAVEVEGFAKKYMTDSARDYKNDGNLFGGSIGYFLTDDVELALSYDEVHNIRSDAGKNIKGSDAALDAFYHFGTPGAGLRPYVSAGFAHQSIGQDRGGRDHSTLAKLGGGAKYYFTENFYARAGVEALYNIDKGDTEWAPAVGVGVNFGGGSKPAPVAAPAPVAEVCADSDNDGVCDNVDKCPDTPANVTVDADGCPAVAETVRVELDVKFDFDKSVVKTNSYGDIKNLADFMKQYPQTTTTVEGHTDSVGPDAYNQKLSERRAAAVKQVLTGQYGVESNRVQSVGYGETRPVADNATDAGRAVNRRVEAEVEAQAK, from the coding sequence ATGAAACTGAAAAACACCTTGGGCCTTGCCATTGGTTCTCTTGTTGCCGTGACTTCGTTCGGCGTATTGGCACAAGGCCAAGGCGCAGTCGAGGTGGAAGGCTTCGCCAAGAAGTACATGACTGACAGCGCCCGTGACTACAAGAACGACGGCAACCTGTTCGGTGGCTCGATTGGCTACTTCCTGACCGACGACGTTGAACTGGCTCTGTCCTACGACGAAGTCCACAACATCCGTAGCGATGCTGGCAAGAACATCAAGGGCTCCGACGCTGCCCTGGACGCTTTCTACCACTTCGGTACTCCAGGCGCTGGCCTGCGTCCGTACGTCTCCGCTGGTTTCGCACACCAGAGCATTGGCCAGGATCGCGGTGGTCGTGACCACTCCACCCTCGCCAAACTGGGCGGCGGCGCCAAGTACTACTTCACCGAGAACTTCTACGCCCGTGCCGGCGTTGAAGCTCTGTACAACATCGACAAGGGCGACACCGAGTGGGCTCCTGCCGTCGGCGTTGGTGTGAACTTCGGTGGCGGCTCCAAGCCTGCTCCAGTCGCTGCTCCAGCTCCAGTAGCTGAAGTTTGCGCTGACTCCGACAACGACGGCGTCTGCGACAACGTCGACAAGTGCCCTGACACCCCTGCCAACGTTACCGTTGACGCTGATGGCTGCCCAGCCGTTGCCGAAACCGTTCGCGTTGAGCTGGACGTCAAGTTCGACTTCGACAAGTCGGTCGTGAAGACCAACAGCTATGGCGACATCAAGAACCTGGCTGACTTCATGAAGCAGTACCCACAGACCACCACCACTGTTGAAGGTCACACTGACTCCGTCGGTCCTGACGCTTACAACCAGAAGCTGTCCGAGCGTCGCGCTGCTGCTGTCAAGCAAGTGCTGACCGGTCAGTACGGTGTTGAATCCAACCGCGTTCAGTCGGTTGGCTACGGCGAAACCCGCCCAGTGGCTGACAACGCCACTGACGCTGGCCGCGCTGTAAACCGTCGCGTAGAAGCTGAAGTAGAAGCTCAAGCTAAGTAA
- the rmf gene encoding ribosome modulation factor, whose translation MRRLKRDPLERAFLRGYQYGIHGKSRELCPFTLPSVRQAWINGWREGRGDNWDGMTGTAGIHRLNELHAVG comes from the coding sequence ATGAGAAGACTTAAGCGTGATCCGTTGGAACGAGCATTTCTACGCGGATACCAGTATGGCATCCATGGCAAATCCCGCGAGCTTTGCCCTTTTACTCTACCGTCGGTACGCCAAGCCTGGATCAACGGCTGGCGCGAAGGACGCGGCGACAACTGGGACGGTATGACCGGCACTGCGGGAATCCATAGGCTCAACGAACTTCACGCCGTCGGCTGA
- the rlmKL gene encoding bifunctional 23S rRNA (guanine(2069)-N(7))-methyltransferase RlmK/23S rRNA (guanine(2445)-N(2))-methyltransferase RlmL, with translation MSDRFELFLTCPKGLEGLLAEEATALGLEETREHTSAVRGMADMETAYRLCLWSRLGNRVLLVLKRFAMKDAEDLYHGVLDVEWQDHLLPDGTLAVEFSGHGSGIDNTHFGALKVKDAIVDKLRTPSGERPSVDKLNPDLRVHLRLDRGEAILSLDLSGHSLHQRGYRLQQGAAPLKENLAAAILIRAGWPRIAAEGGALADPMCGVGTFLVEAAMIAADIAPNLKRTRWGFSAWLGHVPAMWRKLHDEALARAEAGLAKPPSWIRGYEADPRLIQPARNNVERAGLSDWIKVYQGEVATFEPRPDQHQKGLVICNPPYGERLGDEASLLYLYQNLGERLRQACLNWEAAVFTGAPDLGKRMGIRSHKQYSFWNGALPCKLLLIKVLPDQFVTGERRTPEQRQAAREQAEQVDTTAAVADPYARVNKNGNPVKPVPAPAPVVEQARLSEGGQMFANRLQKNLKTLGKWARREGIDCYRVYDADMPEYAMAIDLYHDWVHVQEYAAPKSIDPEKASARLYDALAAIPQALNIDKSRVIIKRRERQSGTRQYERQSAQGQFTQVQEGGVQLLVNLTDYLDTGLFLDHRPMRLRIQKEAAGKRFLNLFCYTATASVHAAKGGARSTTSVDLSKTYLDWARRNLSLNGFSDKNRLEQGDVMAWLQASRDEYDLIFIDPPTFSNSKRMEGVFDVQRDHVELLDLAVARLAAGGVVYFSNNFRKFQLDANLAERYAVEEITAQTVDQDFARNGKIHRAWKIQAR, from the coding sequence ATGTCGGACCGTTTTGAACTGTTTCTCACGTGCCCCAAGGGCCTCGAAGGCTTGCTAGCCGAAGAAGCCACCGCCCTGGGGCTGGAAGAAACCCGCGAACACACTTCCGCCGTGCGCGGGATGGCTGACATGGAAACCGCCTACCGGCTGTGCCTGTGGTCGCGCCTGGGCAATCGCGTGCTGCTGGTGCTCAAGCGCTTCGCCATGAAAGATGCCGAAGACCTCTACCACGGCGTGCTGGACGTCGAGTGGCAAGACCACCTGCTTCCCGACGGGACCCTGGCCGTGGAATTCAGCGGGCACGGTTCGGGCATCGACAACACCCACTTCGGTGCGCTGAAGGTCAAGGATGCCATCGTCGACAAGCTGCGCACGCCCAGTGGCGAGCGTCCCAGCGTCGACAAGCTCAATCCGGACCTGCGCGTGCACCTGCGCCTGGATCGCGGTGAGGCCATTCTCTCGCTTGACCTGTCCGGGCACAGCCTGCACCAGCGCGGATATCGTTTGCAGCAGGGCGCCGCGCCGCTCAAGGAAAACCTTGCCGCGGCCATTCTCATCCGTGCGGGTTGGCCACGCATCGCTGCCGAGGGCGGCGCCCTGGCCGACCCGATGTGTGGTGTAGGCACCTTCCTGGTGGAGGCGGCGATGATCGCCGCCGACATCGCGCCCAACCTCAAGCGTACCCGCTGGGGATTCAGCGCCTGGCTGGGTCACGTCCCGGCCATGTGGCGCAAGCTGCACGATGAGGCGCTGGCGCGGGCCGAGGCCGGGCTGGCGAAGCCGCCGTCGTGGATTCGAGGCTACGAGGCCGACCCACGGTTGATCCAGCCTGCGCGCAACAACGTCGAGCGAGCGGGGCTCAGCGACTGGATCAAGGTTTATCAGGGCGAGGTGGCCACCTTCGAGCCACGTCCCGATCAGCATCAGAAAGGCCTGGTCATTTGCAACCCACCCTATGGCGAGCGCTTGGGTGACGAGGCCAGCTTGCTGTACCTCTACCAGAACCTGGGCGAACGCCTGCGCCAGGCTTGCCTGAACTGGGAAGCGGCGGTGTTTACCGGCGCGCCCGACCTGGGCAAGCGCATGGGCATTCGCAGCCACAAGCAGTATTCGTTCTGGAACGGCGCCTTGCCCTGCAAGCTGTTGCTGATCAAGGTGCTGCCCGACCAGTTCGTCACCGGCGAGCGGCGCACCCCGGAACAGCGCCAGGCGGCGCGCGAACAGGCCGAGCAGGTGGATACCACGGCCGCGGTGGCCGATCCGTATGCACGGGTCAACAAGAACGGTAACCCGGTCAAGCCCGTTCCGGCGCCCGCGCCAGTGGTCGAGCAGGCACGGCTGAGCGAAGGCGGGCAGATGTTCGCCAACCGCTTGCAGAAGAACCTCAAGACGCTGGGCAAATGGGCACGCCGCGAGGGCATCGATTGCTATCGGGTGTATGACGCAGACATGCCCGAGTACGCCATGGCCATCGATCTGTACCACGACTGGGTGCACGTGCAGGAATACGCCGCGCCCAAGTCGATCGATCCGGAAAAGGCCTCGGCGCGTCTGTACGATGCCCTGGCGGCCATTCCGCAGGCACTGAACATCGACAAGAGTCGGGTCATCATCAAGCGCCGCGAGCGCCAGAGCGGCACCCGCCAGTACGAGCGCCAGAGCGCCCAGGGCCAGTTCACCCAGGTGCAGGAAGGGGGTGTGCAGTTGCTGGTCAACCTGACCGATTACCTGGACACCGGCCTGTTCCTCGATCACCGGCCAATGCGCCTGCGTATCCAGAAAGAGGCGGCCGGCAAGCGCTTCCTCAACCTGTTCTGCTACACCGCCACGGCCAGCGTCCACGCGGCCAAGGGCGGGGCACGCAGCACGACCAGTGTCGACCTGTCCAAGACCTACCTGGATTGGGCGCGGCGCAACTTGTCGTTGAACGGTTTTTCGGACAAGAACCGCTTGGAGCAGGGCGACGTGATGGCCTGGCTGCAGGCCAGCCGCGATGAATACGACTTGATCTTCATCGATCCGCCGACCTTCTCCAACTCCAAGCGCATGGAAGGCGTGTTCGACGTGCAGCGCGATCACGTCGAGCTGCTCGACTTGGCTGTCGCGCGGCTGGCAGCGGGGGGCGTGGTGTATTTCTCCAACAACTTCCGCAAGTTCCAGCTGGATGCGAATCTGGCGGAGCGCTATGCAGTGGAGGAAATCACGGCGCAGACGGTGGATCAGGACTTCGCCCGCAACGGCAAGATTCACCGGGCCTGGAAGATCCAGGCGCGGTGA
- the sigX gene encoding RNA polymerase sigma factor SigX: protein MNKVHTLPVRYDPRELSDEELVARSHEELFHVTRAYEELMRRYQRTLFNVCARYLGNDRDADDVCQEVMLKVLYGLKNFEGKSKFKTWLYSITYNECITQYRKERRKRRLMDALSLDPLEEASEEKAPKQEERGGLDRWLVFVNPIDREILVLRFVAELEFQEIADIMHMGLSATKMRYKRALDKLRDKFADLSET from the coding sequence TTGAATAAAGTACATACGCTGCCCGTGCGCTACGACCCCCGCGAGCTCTCTGACGAGGAGTTGGTGGCGCGTTCGCACGAGGAGCTGTTCCATGTCACGCGGGCGTATGAAGAGCTGATGCGTCGCTACCAGCGAACCCTTTTCAACGTTTGCGCAAGATATTTAGGGAACGATCGTGATGCTGACGATGTCTGTCAGGAAGTGATGTTGAAGGTGCTGTACGGGCTAAAGAATTTCGAGGGTAAGTCGAAATTCAAGACGTGGCTCTACAGCATCACCTATAACGAATGCATCACGCAGTACAGGAAGGAAAGGCGTAAGCGCCGCTTGATGGATGCCTTGAGTCTCGATCCGCTCGAGGAGGCATCCGAAGAGAAGGCGCCCAAGCAGGAGGAGCGCGGTGGTCTCGACCGTTGGCTGGTGTTCGTGAATCCGATCGATCGGGAAATCCTGGTGCTGCGATTCGTCGCGGAGCTGGAGTTCCAGGAGATCGCCGACATCATGCACATGGGCCTGAGCGCCACCAAAATGCGGTATAAGCGGGCCTTAGATAAGCTCCGCGATAAATTTGCAGACCTGTCCGAAACTTAG
- a CDS encoding mechanosensitive ion channel family protein, protein MELDPWTQSLVAAMTALWTKVANFIPNLFGALVVVILGFLVAKLLDTLLSKLLAKFGLDRLMAGTGLTKLLGRGGLKVPISTLIGKIVYWFVLLIFLVSAAESLGLQRVSATLDMLALYLPKVFGAALVLLVGVLLAQLVNGVVRGAAEGVGLDYAAGLGRVAQWLVIIISISVAISQLEVKTDLLNHVIVIVLITVGLAAALAMGLGSRQIASQIMAGIYVREMFQVGQQVQIGEVEGQIEAIGTVKTTVLTDDGELVSMSNRELLEQRVSSR, encoded by the coding sequence ATGGAACTGGATCCCTGGACCCAAAGCCTGGTAGCGGCGATGACTGCCTTGTGGACCAAGGTTGCCAACTTCATCCCCAACCTCTTCGGAGCGCTGGTTGTGGTGATATTGGGTTTCCTGGTGGCCAAGCTGCTGGATACCTTGTTGTCCAAATTGCTGGCCAAGTTCGGCCTCGACCGCCTGATGGCCGGTACGGGCCTGACCAAGCTGCTGGGCAGGGGCGGCCTCAAGGTGCCGATCTCCACCCTGATCGGCAAGATCGTTTACTGGTTCGTGCTGTTGATCTTCCTGGTGTCGGCTGCCGAGTCACTGGGTTTGCAGCGGGTATCGGCCACATTGGACATGCTGGCGCTGTACCTGCCGAAGGTGTTCGGCGCAGCCCTGGTGCTGCTGGTGGGCGTACTGCTGGCGCAGCTGGTCAATGGCGTGGTGCGCGGCGCGGCCGAGGGAGTCGGGCTCGACTATGCAGCTGGCTTGGGACGGGTGGCACAGTGGCTGGTGATCATCATCAGCATTTCGGTGGCGATCAGTCAGCTCGAGGTCAAGACCGACCTGTTGAACCACGTCATCGTCATCGTCTTGATTACCGTTGGTCTGGCCGCAGCCTTGGCGATGGGGCTGGGTAGCCGACAAATAGCCAGTCAGATAATGGCCGGGATCTACGTACGGGAAATGTTCCAGGTCGGCCAGCAGGTGCAGATTGGCGAGGTCGAGGGGCAGATCGAGGCGATCGGTACAGTGAAGACAACGGTGCTGACCGACGACGGCGAGCTGGTCTCGATGTCCAACCGGGAGCTGCTGGAACAGCGGGTGAGTAGCCGATAG
- a CDS encoding zinc transporter ZntB: MFEEENAQWGLVHALVLDGKGGARSIARTEIDELQLQPHQSLWLHWDRSHPQTRSWLRSSSGLSEFSCDLLLEENTRPRLVPLPDDELLLFLRGVNLNPGAEPEDMVSVRIFAQAQRIISLRLRPLRATDDLLEQFAACKGPKTASELILYLAQHLTEKVQALVEGLSETVDLEEDKLDADERYTPEHGSILQLRRRAAGLRRFLAPQRDIYGQLARNKVPWFVDDDADYWNELNNSLTRYLEELELARERVGLVLEAEDRRQSERMNRTMYRFGVITGIFLPMSFLTGLLGINVGGIPGADNPYGFTMACGLMVAVALGQWLLFRRLRWV, encoded by the coding sequence ATGTTCGAGGAAGAAAACGCGCAATGGGGGCTGGTGCATGCCCTGGTGCTGGACGGCAAAGGCGGCGCGCGCTCGATTGCCCGGACCGAAATCGACGAATTGCAGCTGCAGCCTCACCAGAGCCTGTGGCTGCACTGGGACCGCAGCCACCCCCAGACCCGCAGCTGGTTGCGCAGCAGCAGCGGACTGAGCGAATTCAGCTGCGACCTGCTGCTCGAGGAAAACACCCGTCCGCGCCTCGTGCCGCTGCCGGACGACGAACTGTTGCTGTTCCTGCGCGGGGTCAATCTCAACCCCGGCGCCGAACCGGAAGACATGGTCTCGGTGCGCATCTTCGCCCAGGCCCAGCGCATCATTTCCCTGCGCCTGCGACCGCTGCGCGCGACCGACGACCTGCTCGAGCAGTTTGCGGCGTGCAAGGGCCCCAAGACCGCGTCCGAGCTGATTCTCTATCTGGCCCAGCACCTGACCGAAAAGGTTCAGGCATTGGTCGAAGGCCTCTCCGAAACCGTCGATCTGGAAGAAGACAAGCTCGATGCCGACGAGCGGTACACGCCCGAGCATGGCAGCATTCTGCAGCTGCGACGTCGTGCCGCAGGGCTGCGACGATTCCTGGCGCCGCAACGTGATATCTATGGCCAGCTGGCGCGCAACAAGGTGCCCTGGTTCGTCGACGATGACGCCGACTACTGGAACGAGCTGAACAACAGCCTGACCCGCTACCTGGAAGAGCTCGAACTGGCGCGCGAGCGCGTCGGGCTGGTGCTCGAGGCCGAAGACCGGCGCCAGAGCGAGCGCATGAACCGCACCATGTACCGCTTCGGGGTGATTACCGGGATCTTCCTGCCCATGAGTTTTCTGACTGGCCTGCTGGGCATCAACGTCGGCGGGATTCCCGGTGCCGACAACCCCTATGGGTTCACCATGGCCTGCGGCTTGATGGTGGCAGTGGCGCTGGGGCAATGGTTGTTGTTCCGACGCTTGCGCTGGGTCTGA
- the rraA gene encoding ribonuclease E activity regulator RraA, with protein MHYLTPDLCDAYPDVEVLEPMFSNFGGRDSFGGQIVTIKTFEDNSRVREQVTLDGTGKVLVVDGGGSLRKALLGDMLAQKAAENGWEGLVIYGCVRDVDMLAQTDVGVQALASHPMPTVKRGLGDLDVKVSFAGVTFVPGHYLYADNNGIIVSPEALTMPE; from the coding sequence ATGCACTATCTGACCCCCGACCTGTGCGACGCCTACCCCGACGTCGAAGTGCTCGAACCGATGTTCAGCAATTTCGGCGGCCGTGATTCCTTCGGCGGCCAGATCGTCACCATCAAGACCTTCGAAGACAACTCGCGGGTCCGCGAACAGGTCACCCTGGATGGCACCGGCAAGGTGCTGGTGGTCGACGGTGGCGGGTCGCTGCGCAAGGCGCTGCTGGGCGACATGCTCGCGCAGAAGGCCGCCGAGAACGGCTGGGAAGGCCTCGTCATCTATGGCTGCGTGCGCGACGTAGACATGCTGGCGCAAACCGATGTCGGTGTTCAGGCCCTGGCCAGCCACCCGATGCCCACCGTCAAGCGTGGTCTGGGCGACCTCGACGTGAAGGTCAGCTTCGCCGGGGTGACGTTCGTGCCCGGCCACTATCTGTATGCCGACAACAACGGCATCATCGTCTCGCCAGAGGCGCTGACCATGCCTGAATGA
- a CDS encoding MarR family winged helix-turn-helix transcriptional regulator, which produces MNHYTPENFHTCNLGLLLGRGSALKDRLLDAHLVPYGVTAAQFKVLIINARFGIDTPAEMSRYLSLDSGSMTRMLDRLEHKQLITRQRSAADRRQVQLVLTDEGQALAARLPVIGANAMNELVGMLDRDEIVELERILKKLLQASGDPLLALGAAAD; this is translated from the coding sequence ATGAATCACTACACTCCCGAGAACTTCCATACCTGCAACCTGGGTCTGTTGCTGGGCCGCGGATCGGCGTTGAAAGATCGGCTGCTGGACGCGCACCTGGTGCCCTACGGCGTGACGGCTGCGCAGTTCAAGGTGCTGATCATCAATGCGCGGTTCGGCATCGACACCCCGGCGGAAATGTCGCGCTACCTGTCGCTGGACAGCGGCTCGATGACGCGCATGCTCGATCGCCTGGAACACAAGCAATTGATCACGCGCCAGCGCAGCGCTGCCGACCGACGCCAGGTGCAGCTGGTGCTGACCGATGAAGGCCAGGCACTGGCAGCGCGCCTGCCGGTCATTGGCGCCAACGCCATGAACGAGTTGGTAGGCATGCTCGACCGAGACGAGATCGTCGAGCTGGAACGGATTCTCAAGAAACTGCTGCAGGCTTCCGGAGACCCGTTGCTGGCGCTGGGCGCCGCAGCCGACTGA